One genomic segment of Bdellovibrio bacteriovorus includes these proteins:
- a CDS encoding lytic transglycosylase domain-containing protein: MKTKHLNTGKVIAAATLTLVLFNNFDFVQWPAVNKIGIESVNEASRISHAKELLGSDYKGSSAQKVEGTATLNEMIYDKVQSSLAPRWKGQARNISRTVITEAAKHNLDPVFVLAVIKTESKFNPLALGRFGEIGLMQIKPDTAEWIAKKFKLPWNGKKTLENPSANIRIGLAYMSYLRGKFDKKAVKYVSAYNMGPLNVRRLLAKNMKPAEYNSRVMKNYGEIYAKLSNSANMVVASN; encoded by the coding sequence ATGAAAACGAAACATCTCAATACAGGAAAAGTGATAGCAGCCGCAACGCTCACGTTGGTTCTTTTTAATAACTTCGATTTCGTTCAATGGCCTGCCGTGAACAAGATCGGTATCGAAAGCGTGAATGAAGCTTCTCGCATTTCGCACGCGAAAGAACTTTTAGGTTCAGACTATAAAGGTAGCAGCGCTCAAAAAGTAGAAGGCACTGCGACTTTAAATGAAATGATTTACGATAAAGTGCAAAGCTCTTTGGCTCCGCGCTGGAAAGGCCAAGCACGCAATATCTCTCGCACTGTTATTACTGAAGCAGCGAAACACAATTTAGACCCTGTGTTTGTTCTGGCAGTGATCAAAACAGAAAGTAAATTTAATCCGTTGGCTTTGGGTCGCTTTGGTGAAATCGGTTTGATGCAAATCAAACCGGATACAGCAGAGTGGATTGCGAAAAAGTTCAAACTTCCTTGGAATGGCAAGAAGACATTGGAAAATCCTTCTGCCAACATCCGCATCGGTCTGGCTTACATGAGCTACCTTCGTGGAAAGTTTGACAAAAAAGCGGTTAAATACGTGAGCGCCTATAACATGGGACCACTGAATGTACGCCGTCTTCTTGCGAAAAACATGAAGCCTGCAGAATACAACTCTCGCGTGATGAAAAACTACGGCGAGATCTATGCAAAGCTTTCTAATAGCGCAAACATGGTTGTCGCATCCAACTAA
- a CDS encoding iron-containing redox enzyme family protein, translating into MEKKQLATIMDREIKALGDKIMDCPWDNPEFYKNWLAQTYYLIRHTTKFLALSAARLPVDDRDHHYAMLHHIQEELNHDFMPLKDLENMGGKLAQYPELPETEMIRQLQYYWIEFENPLSLCGYAFLLEGAAKFHGPQLLEVLEKHYGKKATVHLRVHAVVDQDHYEEGQKFLELLSEKDCDYIAKNMLQSAVLYSRMVERMAEQCKSKARKAA; encoded by the coding sequence ATGGAGAAAAAACAGTTAGCTACGATCATGGATCGCGAAATCAAAGCCTTGGGTGACAAAATCATGGACTGCCCGTGGGATAATCCAGAGTTTTATAAAAACTGGTTAGCGCAGACTTATTATCTGATTCGCCACACGACAAAATTTTTAGCTCTGTCGGCAGCTCGCCTTCCAGTGGATGATCGGGATCACCACTATGCCATGCTTCATCACATCCAAGAGGAGCTGAACCATGACTTCATGCCTTTAAAGGATTTAGAAAACATGGGCGGTAAACTTGCACAGTATCCCGAACTGCCAGAGACTGAAATGATTCGTCAATTGCAGTATTATTGGATCGAGTTTGAAAATCCACTTTCGCTCTGCGGGTATGCTTTCTTACTTGAAGGGGCGGCCAAATTTCATGGACCGCAGCTTTTAGAGGTGCTTGAGAAACACTACGGAAAAAAAGCGACGGTGCACTTAAGAGTGCATGCGGTCGTCGATCAGGATCACTATGAAGAGGGTCAGAAATTCTTAGAGCTATTAAGCGAAAAAGACTGCGACTATATCGCGAAGAACATGCTGCAATCGGCGGTTCTTTACTCTCGCATGGTGGAAAGAATGGCAGAGCAATGTAAATCGAAAGCGCGTAAAGCGGCTTAA
- a CDS encoding LysM peptidoglycan-binding domain-containing protein — protein sequence MKKKFSVLLAMIFCALVAQAQDTPPDTTWESDPLDVLEPQQPQETVEPTVPEFKEIDESGQSADTPAPDIPAEDISTPAATDLPPATPDSAPTTFGTSEPDYSREAEFHRIYKTYNEQPTPVEAWEKAVGARESETYQVQKGDTLSGISTTFFGDPLFWPKIWSLNKGQILNPHEIDPGMSVQFFPGSMDDAPTLDVGETTVIDQKASNGNAEAAASGSTTAGATIPRARKRTPLLKTLPQSLPQYRMGALGAAKVQLQVELPKTQFPTALENLEYYIQDTPAYGAGVVTAAELDMKTAGEHQYVFVQLENGGGAKEYVAQRNVGTVPDPAQKGRMGHMVEIQGEIEILERVNDQKNIYRAIVKRSLQPVQVGAILTPGKLPVIDPSPGAVSSGVGAKIMGGHFEAKRKLFGSNSLVFLDAGTNQGLQEGQTLAIFADERVRNKKNEALTNDRVIGTAKIVKVSGNFATAYITKASEDILLGDYVGSATSHATNYTEPVAAPSQTEPAVDQDFEKDFEDAPAATPEGSPDSGSDDLDLEL from the coding sequence ATGAAAAAAAAGTTCTCGGTTCTTTTAGCTATGATTTTTTGTGCGCTTGTTGCACAGGCGCAAGACACTCCCCCTGACACTACTTGGGAGTCAGATCCTTTGGATGTGTTAGAACCTCAACAACCACAAGAAACAGTGGAACCGACAGTTCCTGAGTTTAAAGAAATTGATGAGTCTGGACAATCTGCCGACACTCCGGCGCCGGATATTCCTGCTGAAGACATTTCTACGCCAGCAGCAACGGATTTGCCACCTGCAACTCCGGATTCAGCGCCAACCACTTTTGGAACAAGTGAACCAGATTACTCTCGCGAAGCCGAGTTCCACCGCATTTACAAAACCTACAATGAACAACCGACGCCGGTAGAAGCTTGGGAAAAAGCCGTCGGTGCTCGTGAATCAGAAACCTACCAAGTTCAAAAAGGGGATACGCTTTCGGGCATCTCGACAACTTTCTTTGGGGACCCGTTGTTCTGGCCAAAAATTTGGTCTTTGAATAAAGGGCAGATTTTAAATCCTCACGAGATCGATCCGGGAATGAGCGTTCAATTCTTCCCTGGCAGCATGGATGATGCGCCGACTTTGGATGTTGGCGAAACCACTGTCATCGATCAAAAAGCAAGTAACGGAAATGCGGAGGCCGCAGCTTCGGGTTCGACAACGGCCGGCGCGACAATCCCACGCGCACGTAAAAGAACGCCGCTTTTAAAAACCCTTCCGCAAAGTTTACCTCAATATCGTATGGGTGCTTTAGGCGCAGCAAAAGTTCAGCTGCAAGTGGAGCTGCCAAAGACTCAGTTCCCCACGGCCCTAGAAAATCTTGAGTATTATATTCAAGACACGCCCGCTTACGGCGCGGGTGTGGTGACCGCGGCAGAGCTTGATATGAAAACGGCGGGTGAACACCAATACGTCTTCGTCCAACTTGAAAATGGTGGTGGGGCGAAAGAATACGTTGCACAAAGAAATGTCGGTACAGTCCCAGATCCAGCGCAAAAAGGTCGCATGGGTCACATGGTTGAAATTCAAGGCGAGATTGAAATTCTTGAGCGCGTGAATGATCAGAAAAATATTTATCGCGCGATCGTTAAAAGATCTCTGCAGCCGGTGCAAGTCGGCGCGATTTTAACGCCCGGAAAGCTGCCTGTGATTGATCCTTCTCCTGGAGCGGTGAGCTCGGGCGTGGGTGCAAAAATCATGGGTGGTCACTTCGAGGCGAAAAGAAAACTTTTTGGTTCAAACTCTTTGGTGTTCTTAGATGCAGGCACCAATCAAGGGTTGCAGGAAGGCCAAACTTTGGCGATCTTCGCGGATGAGCGTGTTCGCAATAAAAAGAATGAGGCCTTAACGAACGACCGCGTGATCGGCACAGCGAAGATTGTGAAAGTATCTGGAAACTTCGCGACAGCTTATATCACAAAAGCTTCTGAGGATATTTTGTTAGGTGACTATGTGGGAAGTGCCACGTCGCACGCGACGAATTATACGGAGCCTGTCGCGGCACCTAGCCAAACTGAACCGGCAGTGGATCAAGATTTCGAAAAAGATTTTGAAGATGCCCCGGCAGCGACACCAGAAGGCTCACCGGATTCCGGAAGCGACGACTTGGACCTTGAATTATAG
- a CDS encoding tetratricopeptide repeat protein, with protein MKQLRLLAATVLATLPLTVLAKPGASSQKLSAKELQQESLLVELTGKDISKENDITLYAEMVSAYQNDDEIAFKSRLQSLLSRFPQSSYADNALFLAGRMAVDHNNFAEAVKYFARIEKEYPLSNKVAAAKFAKAMTYKRMNLPEYALMTLKEVRTKYPGSPESFRADAEIRMTK; from the coding sequence ATGAAGCAACTTAGACTATTAGCAGCAACGGTCCTTGCGACCCTTCCTTTGACAGTATTAGCAAAGCCTGGAGCATCTTCCCAAAAGCTTTCAGCGAAAGAACTTCAGCAAGAGTCTTTGCTGGTGGAGCTGACAGGAAAAGACATTTCTAAAGAAAATGACATCACACTCTATGCTGAAATGGTAAGCGCTTACCAGAACGATGATGAAATTGCATTTAAGAGTCGTTTGCAAAGCTTGCTTTCAAGATTTCCGCAAAGTTCTTACGCGGACAACGCTCTGTTTTTAGCGGGTCGCATGGCCGTAGATCACAACAATTTTGCGGAAGCGGTGAAGTATTTCGCTCGCATCGAAAAAGAATATCCTCTCAGCAATAAAGTGGCGGCGGCGAAATTCGCAAAGGCCATGACGTACAAGCGCATGAACTTGCCGGAATATGCGCTGATGACTTTGAAAGAAGTGCGCACGAAGTATCCTGGCAGTCCGGAATCTTTCCGTGCTGACGCTGAAATCAGAATGACGAAATAA
- the mreC gene encoding rod shape-determining protein MreC — MNFFNFDLKKLVMIGIVLALPLISINMQQRPQESNWLSKPFTMLASAVSETFYGFSHGVTDTTAMYVNLINIKKHSEELKSTNNELQARLEKMNELLLENDRLRGLLTFKEQTKMSLMAAQVIGRDLVIDHNTVTINKGTNDGLKAGQAVITTGGVLGYIFKPEPFTSHVMLITDRYAVVDGLIQRTRARGIVEGKSQYTSTLQLKYVERTEDVQEGDMVVTGGLDNIFPKGFPVAIVESVEKKTFSVSLKVDLRPVVDPYKVEEVFVVLSAAAEDFGDKYAPQAATEGETAEPNAATAAPAASPAATAKPTPAASPAVKPAATPAVKPSVAATPAQAPKKPEEKPQ; from the coding sequence TTGAACTTTTTCAACTTTGATCTCAAGAAACTTGTGATGATCGGGATTGTTTTGGCTTTGCCACTGATCTCTATCAACATGCAGCAAAGACCTCAGGAATCAAACTGGCTTTCGAAACCATTTACGATGTTGGCTAGCGCCGTGTCGGAAACTTTTTACGGCTTCAGTCATGGTGTCACTGATACAACCGCCATGTACGTCAATCTTATCAATATCAAAAAACACAGTGAAGAATTGAAAAGCACGAACAACGAGTTGCAAGCGCGTTTAGAAAAAATGAACGAACTTCTGCTCGAGAACGATCGTCTTCGCGGTTTGCTGACATTTAAAGAGCAAACGAAAATGAGCTTGATGGCGGCCCAAGTGATTGGTCGCGACTTGGTTATCGATCACAACACGGTCACCATCAACAAGGGAACTAACGACGGATTGAAAGCGGGTCAAGCCGTCATCACCACCGGTGGTGTTCTAGGTTACATCTTTAAACCAGAGCCTTTCACTTCTCACGTCATGTTGATCACTGATCGTTACGCGGTTGTGGATGGCTTGATTCAAAGAACACGCGCACGCGGTATCGTCGAAGGTAAAAGCCAATACACTAGCACCTTGCAGTTGAAATACGTAGAGCGCACTGAAGACGTACAAGAAGGCGACATGGTCGTCACGGGTGGCTTAGATAATATCTTCCCAAAAGGTTTCCCGGTGGCGATTGTTGAATCCGTCGAAAAGAAAACTTTCAGTGTGAGTTTGAAAGTGGATCTGCGTCCAGTTGTCGACCCTTATAAGGTCGAAGAGGTTTTTGTCGTTCTTTCTGCCGCGGCTGAAGATTTCGGAGACAAGTACGCTCCTCAAGCCGCCACCGAAGGCGAAACGGCTGAGCCTAATGCGGCAACGGCAGCTCCAGCAGCAAGCCCTGCGGCGACAGCAAAACCGACGCCCGCTGCAAGTCCGGCAGTAAAACCCGCAGCAACGCCTGCGGTGAAACCTTCTGTGGCGGCAACTCCGGCACAAGCTCCGAAAAAGCCAGAGGAGAAACCACAGTGA
- the trxA gene encoding thioredoxin translates to MGTFTKPVTDSSFETEVLNSSTPVLVDFWAEWCGPCRALAPKLEEVAQELGQKVKIVKVNVDENPGTPGKYGIRGIPAMLLFKGGSEVGQLVGNHPKDAILDFLNKNV, encoded by the coding sequence ATGGGCACATTTACGAAACCTGTCACTGACAGTTCATTTGAAACAGAAGTACTTAACTCGTCAACTCCCGTCCTAGTAGATTTCTGGGCTGAGTGGTGCGGACCTTGTCGTGCACTAGCTCCAAAGCTTGAAGAAGTCGCACAAGAGTTGGGTCAAAAAGTAAAGATCGTAAAGGTGAACGTTGATGAGAACCCAGGGACTCCAGGTAAATATGGAATCCGCGGGATTCCGGCAATGTTGCTTTTCAAAGGTGGCAGTGAAGTAGGTCAACTTGTTGGCAACCACCCTAAAGATGCGATCTTGGATTTCTTGAACAAGAACGTTTAA
- the lptF gene encoding LPS export ABC transporter permease LptF: MSIFHGKKAAQYIFFEMLPSFILGLMVFISIILMFQVLRLTEFALVHGVTLKTIAEIIGYVVISLLPVLFPMALLFSVLLTYGRLSQDSEIVAMKASGLPMGTLLLPAIVLSLFVGAISAQMSFNIAPWGNRQFEVLYSRLANTKAGAVIKEGTFSEGFFDMVVYANEVNSDKGLLKNVFIYDEKTGDVPLTIISKEGEIVPDKERPGHDILLRLKDGEIHRQAKTHTKISFDTYDVRFSEPLNIEEKKKSPQSLTLNEVRSRLKEDLKDEELERTLRTEYHKRLAITFLCVVFAMIGVGLGTTTNRRAAKAGGMILCIGLIILYWTLYVAAEGMARSGSLPVPVAIWAPNFIFALLGMEALRRNWN, encoded by the coding sequence TTGAGTATCTTTCACGGGAAAAAAGCTGCGCAGTACATTTTTTTTGAGATGCTTCCCAGCTTCATTTTAGGACTGATGGTCTTTATTTCGATCATCCTCATGTTTCAGGTTTTACGTCTGACCGAATTCGCCCTCGTCCACGGTGTGACTCTGAAAACTATCGCGGAAATTATCGGCTACGTCGTGATCTCGCTTTTACCGGTGCTCTTCCCTATGGCTCTTCTGTTTTCGGTGCTATTAACGTATGGAAGATTAAGCCAAGACTCTGAAATCGTCGCTATGAAAGCATCCGGTCTCCCGATGGGAACCCTGCTTTTGCCAGCGATTGTGTTATCTCTTTTTGTCGGAGCTATCTCTGCTCAAATGTCCTTCAACATTGCCCCCTGGGGGAATCGTCAATTTGAAGTTTTGTACTCGCGCCTTGCCAACACCAAAGCCGGCGCGGTGATCAAAGAAGGAACCTTTTCTGAAGGTTTTTTTGACATGGTCGTTTACGCGAACGAAGTGAATTCAGATAAGGGCCTTCTGAAAAACGTCTTTATTTACGACGAAAAAACCGGTGATGTGCCTTTGACGATTATTTCTAAAGAGGGCGAGATCGTCCCCGACAAAGAACGTCCTGGCCACGACATCCTTTTGCGCCTCAAAGACGGAGAAATTCATCGTCAGGCAAAAACTCACACGAAGATCAGCTTTGACACTTACGACGTCCGATTTTCTGAGCCCTTGAATATCGAAGAGAAAAAGAAATCTCCACAGTCTTTAACTTTAAACGAAGTTCGCAGTCGCCTTAAAGAAGATCTTAAAGACGAAGAGCTGGAGCGCACATTGCGCACGGAATATCACAAACGCTTGGCCATTACTTTTTTGTGCGTGGTCTTTGCGATGATTGGCGTGGGGCTTGGTACGACCACCAACCGTCGTGCGGCGAAAGCCGGGGGAATGATTCTTTGTATCGGCCTTATCATTCTTTATTGGACGTTGTACGTCGCGGCTGAAGGTATGGCGCGCTCAGGAAGTTTACCTGTGCCAGTGGCGATCTGGGCTCCGAATTTTATTTTTGCTCTTTTAGGTATGGAAGCTTTAAGAAGAAATTGGAATTAG
- the mrdA gene encoding penicillin-binding protein 2 yields the protein MSTYVSNPDEAKEYHSRYKIFYIAIAFALTIFSIRLWYLQVISGNELREFSEKNRIKQNKITAPRGLMLDRDGKVLVENLPGFEAILSPQYIENLEELSKTVGPVLGMEPDKVVLKVTKSRRQNGPFAQIRLKENLSREEVFRLKRMRLDTPGLEIRESIVRYYPLKDNGAQLFGYVGEISKRQLPVLNELYKGTLLFEQGDIIGKSGLEETLEKDIRGADGVSFIQVDAHGRETVTQTPNIYGEQIKDLIPVHGNNAVLTIDRDIQEAAFKSFMALNRIGAVVAMRTNGEILAWVSTPSFDPNEFSTGISAQTWSRLINDPFKPLRNKVIQDHNSPGSTFKPLVAVPALQEKVITPTTIVSAPGVFYFGRRPYHDHLKGGHGNITVYEALERSSNVFFYKMGIALGVDKMYDYISLLGIGQKTGIELSREVSGTMPNSAWKKATVGEEWQPGENLSTAIGQGFVNVTPLSMAIAYNSIGTEGKVVKPFLVRKIIDQDGKVLRENFPQVVRDLQQTQPNGVHISPETFKVVKEGMRRVANGDRGTAKHWKVPGVQMAGKTGTAQVMGFSADQIYAKCESRPIHMRHHGWFVAFAPADNPEITIAALAEHSCHGSTGAAPIVRDIVQAYFEKYHPEVIEAALKAKGQKRATAPTGPIPEPAEGE from the coding sequence ATGAGTACTTACGTAAGTAATCCGGATGAGGCAAAAGAGTACCACAGCCGGTATAAAATCTTTTACATCGCTATTGCGTTTGCTCTGACTATTTTCTCGATCCGCTTGTGGTATTTGCAAGTGATCTCAGGAAATGAGTTGCGTGAGTTCTCGGAAAAAAATCGTATCAAACAGAACAAGATCACCGCTCCCCGCGGATTGATGTTGGACCGTGACGGAAAAGTTCTGGTGGAAAACCTGCCAGGCTTTGAAGCGATTCTTTCTCCTCAATATATTGAGAACCTGGAAGAGCTTTCTAAAACTGTCGGCCCCGTGCTAGGCATGGAGCCTGACAAAGTCGTTTTGAAAGTGACAAAAAGCCGTCGTCAAAACGGACCGTTTGCACAAATTCGTTTGAAAGAAAACTTAAGCCGCGAAGAAGTCTTCCGTCTTAAACGCATGCGTTTGGATACGCCGGGCCTTGAGATCCGCGAATCCATCGTGCGCTACTACCCTCTTAAAGATAATGGCGCACAACTTTTCGGCTACGTCGGTGAGATCTCTAAACGTCAGCTTCCCGTTTTGAACGAGCTTTACAAAGGCACGCTGCTCTTTGAACAAGGTGATATCATCGGTAAGAGTGGTTTGGAAGAGACCCTGGAAAAAGACATTCGCGGCGCAGATGGTGTCAGCTTTATTCAAGTCGATGCCCACGGACGTGAAACTGTCACCCAGACTCCGAATATTTACGGTGAACAAATCAAAGACTTGATTCCGGTTCACGGTAATAACGCTGTCCTGACTATTGACCGCGATATTCAAGAAGCCGCTTTCAAATCTTTCATGGCTTTGAATCGTATCGGTGCGGTCGTCGCGATGAGAACCAATGGCGAAATTTTGGCGTGGGTCAGCACTCCGTCTTTTGATCCGAATGAGTTCTCGACAGGGATTTCGGCTCAGACTTGGTCGCGTTTGATCAACGATCCGTTTAAACCCTTACGTAACAAAGTTATTCAAGATCACAACTCTCCAGGTTCGACATTTAAGCCTTTGGTGGCGGTGCCGGCACTTCAAGAAAAAGTGATCACTCCGACAACGATCGTGAGCGCACCGGGTGTATTCTACTTTGGACGCCGTCCTTACCATGACCACTTAAAAGGCGGTCATGGTAACATCACGGTGTATGAAGCTCTGGAAAGATCTTCGAACGTCTTCTTCTATAAGATGGGTATCGCGCTGGGCGTAGACAAAATGTATGACTACATCAGCCTTTTAGGTATCGGTCAAAAAACTGGCATTGAACTTTCTCGTGAAGTGTCTGGAACTATGCCGAACTCTGCGTGGAAAAAAGCCACGGTCGGTGAAGAATGGCAACCGGGTGAAAACTTAAGTACCGCGATCGGACAAGGTTTCGTGAATGTGACACCTTTGTCGATGGCGATTGCTTACAACTCAATCGGCACTGAAGGAAAAGTTGTTAAGCCATTCTTAGTTCGTAAGATCATCGATCAGGATGGAAAAGTCTTGCGCGAAAATTTCCCCCAAGTGGTGCGCGATCTTCAACAAACTCAGCCAAATGGCGTGCATATTTCTCCAGAGACTTTCAAAGTCGTGAAAGAAGGTATGCGTCGCGTGGCCAACGGTGATCGCGGAACGGCGAAACACTGGAAAGTTCCGGGCGTGCAGATGGCTGGTAAAACAGGCACGGCGCAGGTCATGGGCTTTTCGGCAGATCAAATCTATGCAAAGTGCGAAAGCCGCCCGATTCACATGCGCCATCATGGTTGGTTCGTAGCGTTCGCTCCGGCAGACAATCCAGAAATTACGATTGCCGCTTTAGCAGAACACTCTTGTCACGGAAGTACGGGAGCGGCTCCGATTGTTCGCGATATCGTGCAAGCTTACTTTGAAAAATATCATCCTGAGGTGATTGAAGCCGCGCTGAAAGCCAAAGGGCAAAAACGCGCCACAGCTCCAACCGGCCCCATCCCTGAACCTGCAGAAGGAGAATAA
- the rodA gene encoding rod shape-determining protein RodA yields MFTSLHVEERTLFKKLDINLIIVILALNVIGLINLYSATHGPTTVDVASLFISQIMWLAVGWTVFLVVTLLDYSVVSRIALVVYVFNLGAILYVTFFGKVALGAQRWIDLGFFRYQPSETMKLALIMLMAKILATRNTHGPGMGLKELIGPLIALLIPFGLVVEQPDLGTAMMLAAIGGSMLIFAKIRKSILATIIVLGIIALPIAWKFVLHDYQKNRIFTFLSPASDPRGTGYNSIQSKIAVGSGRFFGKGFMKGTQSQLEFLPERHTDFIYSVLSEEHGFVGSIAVIGLFAFLFITGIRIATNARDKFGALLTVGVLCYIFWHMFVNIGMVIGLLPIVGVPLPLLSYGGSSMLTTMAGLGIVSSVAYRRYLF; encoded by the coding sequence GTGTTTACGTCGTTACACGTTGAAGAGAGAACTCTCTTCAAAAAATTAGATATCAACTTAATCATCGTCATCTTGGCGTTGAATGTGATCGGCCTTATCAACCTGTACAGTGCGACCCATGGCCCCACGACGGTAGACGTGGCCTCGCTGTTCATCTCGCAAATCATGTGGTTGGCGGTAGGTTGGACTGTGTTCTTGGTCGTGACATTATTAGATTATTCCGTCGTCAGCAGGATCGCGCTGGTCGTTTACGTATTCAATCTTGGAGCCATCCTCTATGTAACCTTCTTCGGTAAAGTCGCCTTAGGAGCTCAACGTTGGATTGACCTTGGATTCTTCCGCTATCAGCCTTCAGAAACCATGAAGTTAGCATTGATCATGTTGATGGCCAAAATCCTAGCTACCAGAAACACTCATGGCCCCGGCATGGGACTGAAAGAGTTGATCGGACCTTTGATAGCCCTTTTAATCCCGTTCGGCTTGGTCGTTGAACAACCTGACTTAGGAACCGCGATGATGCTAGCCGCGATCGGCGGATCGATGCTGATCTTTGCAAAAATCAGAAAGAGCATCCTAGCCACAATCATCGTCCTAGGAATCATTGCCTTGCCTATCGCATGGAAGTTCGTCCTGCACGACTACCAAAAAAATCGTATCTTCACATTCCTGTCTCCAGCCAGTGACCCCAGAGGAACAGGATACAACAGCATCCAATCCAAAATCGCCGTAGGCTCCGGCCGCTTCTTCGGAAAAGGCTTCATGAAAGGAACTCAATCCCAACTAGAATTCCTTCCTGAACGTCACACCGATTTCATTTACTCAGTACTAAGCGAAGAACACGGCTTCGTAGGAAGTATCGCCGTCATAGGCCTCTTCGCCTTCCTCTTCATAACAGGAATAAGAATAGCAACAAACGCCCGCGACAAATTCGGCGCCCTCTTAACCGTCGGCGTCCTGTGCTACATCTTCTGGCACATGTTCGTAAACATAGGAATGGTCATAGGCCTCCTCCCCATCGTAGGCGTCCCCTTACCACTCCTCAGCTACGGAGGCTCCTCCATGCTAACCACAATGGCCGGCCTAGGAATAGTCAGCAGCGTAGCCTACCGAAGATATCTATTCTAA
- a CDS encoding DNA-processing protein DprA, whose protein sequence is MNDLYSLSQIIKSHPLYTLQKDSILHLYRTLGGTGRLDAETLMEELKLLSPELFTALQKNHTLFKNHCEETVKLKMQGVQMVCYGEALYPSSCYWMEEPPLTLSFIGSPAWLNERTLAVVGSREPTFESMQWMEKEFAPFCEKEKPCIVSGGARGIDQKSHSTALRKDTTTVVVLPSGLGNLYPANLQEWLSPILNRGGCFVSEYAYEQKMHKHLFHHRNRLIAALGRATLLVEAKKRSGTLITAQQSLQLGRPVWVVPGHPLDPHFAGSLELLVDGALLVRDAHDLSMHFGVEIGNSKLPSAPIAEPENTHHYR, encoded by the coding sequence ATGAACGATCTTTATTCTTTATCGCAAATCATTAAGTCTCATCCTCTTTACACTCTTCAAAAAGATTCTATTTTGCATCTTTATCGCACTTTAGGTGGCACGGGGCGCCTGGATGCCGAAACCTTGATGGAGGAGTTAAAGCTTCTTTCGCCAGAGCTCTTTACGGCCTTACAAAAGAATCACACGCTTTTTAAAAATCATTGCGAAGAAACGGTGAAGTTAAAAATGCAGGGTGTGCAGATGGTTTGTTACGGTGAAGCTCTTTATCCTTCTTCTTGTTATTGGATGGAAGAGCCACCATTAACCTTAAGCTTTATCGGATCACCGGCCTGGCTTAACGAGCGCACCTTGGCCGTCGTAGGCAGTCGTGAGCCGACTTTTGAGTCGATGCAGTGGATGGAAAAAGAGTTTGCGCCTTTTTGTGAAAAAGAAAAACCGTGCATAGTGAGTGGAGGCGCGCGCGGTATTGATCAAAAATCTCACTCGACAGCTTTGCGCAAAGACACGACAACGGTCGTCGTTTTGCCATCTGGCTTGGGAAATCTGTACCCTGCAAACTTACAAGAGTGGCTTTCGCCGATTTTAAATCGCGGAGGTTGTTTCGTCAGTGAATACGCCTATGAACAGAAAATGCATAAGCATCTTTTCCATCATCGCAATCGTTTGATCGCGGCACTAGGTCGCGCGACTTTGTTGGTTGAGGCCAAAAAGCGCAGTGGAACACTGATTACGGCGCAACAGTCTTTGCAGTTGGGGCGTCCCGTATGGGTGGTGCCTGGACACCCCTTAGATCCGCACTTTGCGGGGAGCCTGGAATTGTTAGTGGACGGTGCATTGTTAGTCCGCGATGCTCATGATTTATCCATGCACTTTGGCGTAGAAATCGGGAATTCAAAGTTGCCGTCGGCACCGATAGCAGAGCCTGAAAACACCCACCACTACCGGTAG